One window of the Lepidochelys kempii isolate rLepKem1 chromosome 23, rLepKem1.hap2, whole genome shotgun sequence genome contains the following:
- the LOC140902019 gene encoding transmembrane protein 229B-like — translation MGGRAEPLSPLTRWYIYAIHGYFCEVMFTATWAFVAERDWKFPGVTSVWALFIYGTSSLVLERMYLLLRDRCPLLSRCLCYTLWIYLWEFATGYLLRRFDACPWDYSHFRYHLMGLVTLEYALFWFLGSLVLEKLVIGNTLRLRLEEPSPPAAHVAPRKDT, via the coding sequence ATGGGCGGCCGGGCTGAGcccctgagccccctgacccgCTGGTACATCTACGCCATCCACGGGTACTTCTGCGAGGTGATGTTCACGGCCACCTGGGCCTTCGTGGCCGAGCGGGACTGGAAGTTCCCGGGCGTCACCAGCGTCTGGGCCCTGTTCATCTACGGCACGTCCAGCCTGGTGCTGGAGCGGATGTACCTGCTGCTGCGGGACcgctgccccctgctgagccGCTGCCTGTGTTACACCCTCTGGATCTACCTGTGGGAGTTCGCCACCGGCTACCTCCTGCGCCGGTTCGATGCCTGCCCCTGGGACTACAGCCATTTCCGCTACCACCTCATGGGGCTGGTGACGCTGGAGTACGCCCTCTTCTGGTTCCTGGGCTCCCTGGTGCTGGAGAAGCTGGTCATCGGGAACACCCTGCGGCTGCGGCTGGAGGAGCCCAGCCCCCCGGCCGCCCACGTCGCACCCCGCAAGGACACCTGA